In the genome of Mastomys coucha isolate ucsf_1 unplaced genomic scaffold, UCSF_Mcou_1 pScaffold21, whole genome shotgun sequence, the window tttttcctttatGCAGTCCTTGGTCACTGTCTCACTCCAACGCTTAAGAATACACGGAAGTGTTTCTCAAAAGGCGttcccttcttcccaccctcactatcaaacaaacacaccaaagcAGCTCATGTTCACAGCCTAACTAACTGGTTATCCTAGTTATAACTAACTACTCATCCCCAGCCTCAGTCACCCCTCCCCATTTTTCCCCTAGAGGAACTCCATGTTAGCTCCAGACTATTATGTGGGTTAGCCTCCTGTCTCagtactggggttacaagcaCAGGCCAAAATACTCAGCCTTCCAATGTTTTAGGGTCATGCTAGGGAATGAATCCCAGCACCTCCCACAGACTAGTCAAATATTCTGTCATGGAATGACAGCTTACTGACTATACCTGTTCATACATtcaattttccttaaaaaattcTTCCTCTTTAAGAGTAGCCAGTAAGCCAGCTTTCCTGACCCTTACCAcattcatttcaaaattaaagaaaaaccctGGACATCTTACTGTAATACAAGATATCAGAGACACATCATATCACCACACACTTTACAATGCTCTGAAAGCCCAAGCACATTCACCTTTGCAGTGAGACAGCAAGTCACAccacagcagcagtagcagcagcagtgggaaGCTATGAGCTCACATCTCAACCACtagcacaaagcagagaaagtgaAATGGAGTGGGGTGGGGCTTCAAGCTTTGAAATCCTGCCCCCAGTTACACACTAACTCAAATAAAGTCTCACCACCTGAACTTCCCACAAATAATGTCATCAACCAAAGACtacatatttaaatatcttaGCTGATGGGATATATTCTCACTTAAAACACCACTCTCCCCCACAcagaaaaatactgaaaagaaattaaaattcagaaacaTATTCAGCTTGATGGCCTGCAGGAGCCACACTGAGATAGGTCATGCAACGTAAGAAACTCATTAGATTTTAACCTTTGCAGGTACATTCAAACTTTTCACACTGAGACACGAAGCCACCTACTAAGGCCATGCTTAAGAACCACACAGTCTGTTAGAAATAGCTCAAGAGCTTTTACCTTTATGATTTTGTGTCAGGCCACACTTACTGCTGTCCTCAGCCTATGTGTCCTATGGCTACTAGTTGGACACACCTACCAGAATATAACAGGACTGTAAGAAAATGCTTGACTGGGAGTTTTCTGAATCAAAATTACAGACAGTAACATCAAAGTTATACAGGAAATAACCCGACCAAGTGTTTGAAACTGGGAATGGCAACCCTCAAATGTGAAAGTGGCAGAGAGTTGAATGAAGAACCCTGGCTAAGATGTCCCTAATGCAGTCTCCTCTGTGGCCAAAAGCCTAACATTTTAAAGTCAACAGAGGAGAAAGATAATCTAGAATAGGCAGTTTTAGACAAAAGGCCACATATGAAAAGCATGCTTCACCAGTGGTGTTTAAAGTAACTGAGGCATACCTAGTCTGTCCCTTTGAAGAATTTCCCTCAAACTACACCgctcagaacccacatagtgaaCATCATCCACCTACATCCATAAGCTCTTCTACTTCCTATTTACAAACAAATAGTTCTCTCAAATATTACCTTAAACCCAAAAGCTTATATACTGATTTATAAAAGTTAGCATGCTACGATCATTGGAATATAAACGTAACAATTTTCCTTTGGAAAGCTCCAGAGGACTTACAGGCTCTATCATGCATTTGGTCATACCGTAACGACCTGCTCTCTTTAACTATCAGACTCACCACGTGTTATCCTGTGTCCAGTGCTTAAGAGCTCGTTAATTACCTAAACTATATCTCCATAGGTCTTGTTAATTACCCGTCTCCTGTCTCTGAGGACCTTGTTAATAACTTGTACAGTCTCTCTAAAGAGGTCCTAACaacacattaaaattaaagatgCTTTTCTTTTAGCACCTGTCAAGTGCTGTAAATTGAGAAATTTTCACATCAGTTTATTAGCCTACAGTAGTTTTTGTGGGTTTATGgtatgttttcttcctcttctctcataCATAATCTCTTTGTATCTTAATCTCTcatcttacaaaaataaaaacaaaacaaggaaaaactTAGCAAAGTTTGTCTTTTTGTTAgagcttttttgttttcaattttaaaaaccataaataTCAATTTGTATTAGAGAGTTAGCAAAGAATGGCATGGCTGGTATCTGCAAATTAACCCAATGGGAGATGCACCAATTAATGAGACCATAATAACAAGTCTAGGATGACGAAGGATAGAGAAGTTTCAAGTCATCTCTGGGGAATCACACACAAGTTCTAGTCAGTGCTGTGGGAACTAACCACACCCACACTCTCCTTCCCAACCACTATCACATGGGAACCCCTACAAATCCCGGGCCACTAATGGATTAAGGACTCCAAAAGTTTATATTCTCCATCTCATCAATGAGGCTGCAGGTGTTCAGCTACGTAAGTGATAGATGGACTACAGGGCTTAATGGCTAACAGCAAGCCATCTTCAGATGTACATGACAAATGCTAAATATTCCTACCAAAACAGACCTTATGCACAGTAGGGTTTACAATGCTAAGGAATGCtttaaatcaatctctctctgtctgtctgtgtctctctgtctgtctgtctgtctgtctctatatatCCACAGGGGACATTGTAAAGGAAGAGGGAACAACTAGGACTAAGACTCTTTTCTTTAggaccagtttttttttaaaataaaaaatataattttacattaatAGTCTTTTTATGGGTATATTATAGCTTTCTGATAATGGGTAGATGCAACAGTTTATGGTGATTCTTGGACTGTGTGAATTAGACACACATTCAGGGTAACTAATTTTTGATAGTTCCTAAGAATGATATGACTCAATCACAAACAGAAAGTAACTAGTTCCTCAAAAGGAAAAGGTATACTGTCAactaaaactggaaaatattagtGATAAATATGTCTTCATCTTAGATAATATTCCTATACAACCCTAAAAATAATCTGGTCTGGACTTATTGGCTAGGTAGATCACAGGAAGGCTAGAAGATACAGGACTAGAAAGGCTAGAAGGATCTTTGATGACCAAATACATGTGAAATATCTgacctaataaaataaaagatcctAGGAGTAAAACATAAAGCTCACTACCAAGTTTTTGTACAGCAACTGAACAAGGGCTGCCGAGTGCTCAGAGCTGcaataaatcagaaagaaagggaaacatgTTTTCTGTGCCAGTCACTGTTTCCAAGACAAACACAAAATGCCTTGAGTTCTTTCTTGCACTCTGACTTCATTAGCTCTTCACGTGAAAGAGGTTTTTATtatgaatgtttttaaaagctcAAGGTGCCATCCTGGTGGTATAGGTCCATAAATTCAAGGTTTACCTGGCCTGCAGTGAGCTCCATGCCACTCTGAGCAACCTAGTAAGACTCTTCTGTctcacaatgaaaaagaaaaagagggctgAGGACAGAGCTCTGtggtagaacacctgcctagGATGTGAGAAGAGACAGGTCTGCTGGTTTATTTTGATTCTTAAGCAAGACAGACATTAACTTTTTTCATGTGGTTAAAGACTTCCCATAACTGGATGGAGGTATGACACTTTCCAGACCTCCTTAGGAAAGTGCACATCATGGTGTATATGCATCACTGCTTCAATGGACTAAGCATGCTCATTACCACTGTTGCCAGGTTTCATCTGTATCCTGATCAACAATTCACCATAAACACCAGTCACAGTTCAGTCTTGTCCTCAACATCCACTACAGCTCAGGTGCTTCCTACATACTCCAACACAGGGAATTTCCTATGGTCTACGAGTCTTTAAAACTAGTTTTATACAAGCTGTTTCCCCTGCTGTGTTGTCTATCTTAGGAGGGGTCCATTGAAATCTGAGTTTATCAGCTTAACTCCTGACTCCCCTCTGTTAAAAACTGACTATGTATGACAGGGATACAATTTAGATCAGTAAGTTTTAAACCCAACTAGTCATCAATGGGGAGTTTTGAAAACACTGATTTTCTTCAAGGCATGCTGATGAAAAGATTCATATTTCATCTGAAGGAGGTCCAACAAACCACagcttaaaagcaaaacaaaataggaaCCAATGCTGACCAGACACAAGCATCTGATGGTAATTCCAACTTCTCTATCAGAACAAATCCAATGGAGGGAAATGCCAGGACTCTTATGACAGAGAGCATGAGTTCTTGGCATTCTGACACTTCCTCCTTTGCCTGAGCCCAGGAAAGGAAGATGGCATATAGTTTATAGCATTAATGGGTAGAGGCAGACAAACTCACTAAGGAAATGAACTTCCCAAGATGAGTAGGGAggtttaacaaaaagaaaagttgagTAGTAAGAAAAGGCTAAAATATGACAAACCTTAGCATTTACAACATGTTCAATTCAGAGTTGCTGTCTGGACCCACACTTCATAAGCATGTCTGATCGAGCTTTCTTCAACTGAACAAAAGGCATTTTAACCCACGGCTTACTTAGCAAAATAATTGTTAAATGTGACTGCATGGGAACACCTTAGTCACTTAGTTCTGGGAGCATCTCTTTCCAACTGGTTGTTTCAGGTTTCTTGCCCTTCTAAGAGCCAGGCTGATCTCCACTCAGCCAGTATGAAGGTGAGCATACTATTTCTGGAAAACGTCAAGtctggtgtggtagtgcacacctgcaATTCCACAAtgaagaggctgaggctgaagcaatagaatcttgagtttgaggatatggggaaagtatggaggggaaactggctcTGCAGGTCATGAGTTGCTGACGCTATTCAACTTATTCATTCTAGCACCAAACATCCACATGAAGATGAGAGTGGTGGTAATCCAACCAAGTTTGCAGAAACAGTCAACAAGCCATAAAGCCTCTGGCCAATCCCTTGTCTACGCATGGAGGAAGAGGCAATACCCAAGCACAAGAGGAAGCCAATGTGCTGTGCAGCTTACACCAGCTCTGTACAGAGCCACAGTTCCACACTCTActgcagaaagcaaaacaaaacagtggcTATGAAAGTGGTCAGGTATAATCTCAATGCTTGGAACACTGAAGAGAGAGGAGCGCAAATCTAGCCCATCCTGtaatacccagtgagactctttCTGAAAAACACTGACGGGGTGAATACACCTGCCCAATTCCACTCTTCAGATCATTTATAATCTGGTTTTTAAAGCAATTATTCTAaataaccttttttaaaaaatcctaacCCTGAAGGCATGtctatttttagaaaatgatatTCTGCTGGTACAGAAAGCATTGCTTTACAATTAAGAAGACATAATACAAATTAGTATTTGAGGCTGttgataaattataaaatatatacttgtcTCTGACTTTTGTCAACAAAAGGCAAGGGGAACATTCTGAAGCACAAATAATATAGTCTGACattttcttataaaggacatgAGTTCCAACTATAGTCTCATGCTCAGGAGCAGTGGGGCACTGAGAGATAGCAAGAGCTACATGGCATCCAGAATCTCAGGAGATACTCAATTGGTGTCTTTCATTTATACAATGCTGTATACTAAACCAACTCAGTTTCCTTCTGAACACACAGCTAaaccaaatttctttttttttttaaaccatatttCTTAACAGTTTGCAATAAGGATGAAACCTGACTGAACTCTGGCCAAAGAGACATATGTGGACTCATGATTCCAATCCTGGCACGTGACAACTTATCATACTGGATGGTCCTCACCTCTCCTTGTGCGAAATAACAGTGGTGCCAGTACAAGAAGGAGAAGGCCTGGTTGTAGAGAAGCTGTGTGAGGCTGAGTACCTATTTACTCCATTCCCCTCTCAATGAGGTCCTGTATGAAACCACTGAGACCTGGAGTTACCACAGTTGATGACCTAGCGTACCTGCCATATAGACAATAGAAATGGCTGCTTATGTCAAAATCTTCAATATTAGTGTAAAACTCAGCTTTTTAAATTAGTACTGGGAACTTGCACACTCTAGACAAGTACTCTTACCAATGAAATACAtctttgctcatttatttacaatttttaattatgaaataagATCTCAAAAGTTGCCCATGCTGCCACAACCTGAGTGCTGGCTAACAGGTGTATACTGACTCACCTGatcattcttttacattttaaaataaaaatatacatatcaaCCTTCTTGGATCTATTTTCAGTGTATTAGGGAGATATCCACTGTTAACACTGGGCTGAAAGCAGGAGACAGGCATAATGAGAAGAACATTATTATCCTGTTTATGTTCAAAACCTTTAATGTGCACTGCCTTTCAAAAAGCATGCAGGACATTACAGTAAAAAAGATGAATGAGATTACTCATGAGAGTGGAAGGAAAAGGTGACTAAGCTTACAGAAGATTAAACTGTACCAGAAAGCACACTTCTGTGTGCTTGGGAAGCCACTACTCTCTAGCAGGGTGGAAAAGGCTGCAGGGAAGCAGAGCAGGTCAGCAGGAAGAGCACTGTTAGATGAACATCAGAGAGGGGCCTTGCATGCTGAAGCAGGCAACCTGACTAATTTCCTCATCAGTTTCCCTCAAGGATACAGGAATGACTCCAAGATGCAAAATAAAGCTTATTTTGTGGTTTCCAATGTGGCATTTCCTTGGGCAGATATTACATATGCAAACACTATAAACTTTAACTTCTAAAAATTATGTTCTTAGTGACTGAAGATGGAGGAACATAAAGAAAATTCTCCAGCTCTACTGACATGCTTAGTTTACTTAGAGGACAGACATGCCTCCTGTGctcctggaatcacaggcatgccAGTTCACACACCAGCTCTTTGGCAATGCACTATGCTTTACGTTGACTCAGTAGTCTCAAAGCCATGGGTCACAAGAGTCCAGGATCTCTCTAAGTAGCTTTTACTTAACATACTGAAAAAATAATTCATAGTACACCATCTGTAGCTTTAAAACTCCTGGTCTGGATGCTACTTGATCCAGCTGAAGATAACACTAGGAGAGGAACTCTAGACACTATCCTGGCCATAGCCTCTCAAATTTGACCCACGCTAACACTGCTGGCTGGAAACTGGGACCTGCAGCCTTTGTTTCAGCCCATTTACATCCCACTGTTCTGTACCTTAACTGGAGCCACCCATTAACTACAAATGTTCTAGTTTACCAGAAAGATGACTTGTGACAGAAACTTCCAGGAATGCACGTTCTGTCCCCATACCTGGAGCctcataaacacaaagaaaaagtcttaagtttaaaaaaaaattcttatatgCTTGTAACCATTGAATTCATAATATAACCCTGATTTTTGATAGTAGTATTAATATTAAAGTAGAACAAAATGAAGCTGAAATCTAGTGAAGGTCTCCTCCCTGTTACAGCCCATGGCAGCCCACAGCTTGAGGACAGttattttttcatattgtttgtaTTGTATTATTTTACAACTAGTTCCTATTTTTTTCGAGCTTTTCACTGACTCTAAAATTACCTAGTTTAGTCAATCTCTTAGTTACCTTGAACAGTAATTTTCAGTAATCtcctgcaaaaaataaaaatgttcagaaagGAAGGGCACACTCTTATTTATGCCTGTATTTAAGATTTGATGTAATAGAGACTACATGCAGAAGTGTCTGTGTGTTAGCACAGCACATCAGCACATCAACTCCTCAATTAACTATTGataccacaaaagaaaaatttatttctctGAAGTATAGTCTATAAACAaaactgaataattttttttttctaaaaccacAGCAAATTCCCATCTAataataaggaaaacaaacagaaaatgagtaCTTCCCTCTGgaaattttaagtgtatttttttaaCATAGCATAGAAGATATATATTCAAGGGTGGGCCTTGCATACAAGAGGGAGAGGCCCAAGAGAAAGGCATACCCAAGTGGCTGTTAATGCTTCACCTTCTGTTTGTACTAAGATAGAACAAAAAGCcccaattttaaagaaaacaatatataataCATCAATTGAGACAGAGGTCATCTGTCCCTTACCCAGTACTTCTGGGATCCAAGGTGCTTCAGTTTGGTTTTAGAATATCTGCATTGACTTTCCATGTAAAAATTCCAAATCTGAAATGTTCCAAATCTGAACCTCAAGGTTCTATCAATGATGAAAGCATTAGTACTGATACTATACCTCTACATAAAAGTGGAGCAGGTTTCAAGTCAAGGATGCTCAGCCCGAAGCAGTGACCATCTACTAGTTCCCTATTTGGTGCCTGGCTTTGTACTATATGCTTCATCATGTGTGTGTTACTTATCCTCACTACATCCTACAAGGTATATATTATCTTCTTTGCCTCAGAGATGTAGATGCTGAGATCTAGAGAAGTCACAGTACTCCACAGTCAGGATTCCCACTCAGGTCTACATATTACACATTATAACTGGAAGAAAGATTTCATCCTGTGGCAAAGGCTCAGCCTCTACTGTGTTTCTCCACAATTACTTAAagatttcaaggtcatcttcatctTTGCTTGAGGTTCCATAAGCAGGTCCTCTATCACTCACATCTGCAGAACCTCTGACTTTAATGTTGTGAAGTAAGCAGCAGTAGACACAGAAGGACCCAAGGCTTCAAAACTCCAATTTTCATCAGCTGATTGTGCCCATGGCTACCTGTCACCCAGGGCTCTAGAAAAGGGTCACTGGATTCTAGAAAGCACTCATGCATTCATAAATAAAAGCTATTTCTGGTCAGCCATTTAATAAAGACAGTTACCATCTATTATGACAATATTAGTCCTTCAGCATTTGCTAAAGAGCACCATGCTGACTGCTACTGGCTCACTGACGCTCTCCTGACAGACAGACCTCGAGTTAATCCCTGGGAAGCACCTAGAAATGTATTTCTGGCTTGAATTCACACCCACGGTCTATGCACTTTCACTGGGTCTCATCAAACACCGTGCTGTTTTCTCCAAGAGCCACGGTGGGTTTCTGGCTCCCGTAGGTAGGACCAGActaggagagagaggaagaagccttTGCCCTTCCAAAGTAAAACATCCAAATTCAAGAGCACATGCAAACAACAATGTTTAGATCTATgatgaattgtttaaaaaaaggtaaaaataaataagtaaataaaaatataaaatattcatgcaTCTAAAAGGAATACTTATTACTTTCAAGTACAAGGTTCCCCAAATGGTACATGCTCCTCCTGGTGAGCTTACCTTGAAGATGGCATTATAGTTGAAGCCCTGAATTTTGCTGTAAACGGGTTGGTTGACTCATATTCAAAATAGTCCTGCCGGTTTTCACTAAAAGCACTAGGTGATTTCAAGTCACATGGGCTATCAGATCCCCCATTGTTCAGCTTGTCAGATCTCCTGCTATCTCTCTTCCCAGTCACTCTTTCAAAGAGGCTcaccttctcccttttctctctcttactttctttcctgACTTCAATTGGTTTTGAAAACAAATTCGTGCTGCTGTCCCACGGTTCACTGCTTTCTTCAAATGGATTCTTCTTCCTTGGCAGTGTTGCAAATTTTTGGGGTAATGAAGCAGTCACATTTGTAAATGGGTCACTCTGTCTTCCAAAAGAGTGCTCACCTTCATCCACAATGCTGCCAGGTTGGTTCAATTTAGAAGTATCAAAGCTTAGTGTTCGTCTGTGTGGAGACTTGAGACTTcctacaaacattttttttcccattagtAGGTGATGGGTGACATTTGCTATTACACTATCTGACACATTCTGTTGCTTCAGAATGAGAGCAATTAACTAAAGAAATTAACcctcaaaataatcaaaacaatcttAAAATTAGGTAAGGGATATTATAAGTAGATATGTTAATAATAGTATATTTTAGACAATCATATTACTATCTTCCTTGGCTCAGAAACCATCACATGAGAAAGTATAAAATCAATCCAAAAGACCCGCTCTCACAATCATATTGAAAAATCTTAAACTTTTCCATCATTAGAATCCAATTTAGTTTCCTCTGAATATAGATGTTTTTCTAGGAATACCTGATGGAATGGAATATACGCTGcaggcttttttttccccattttggtgtgtatgtggatatttgtggaggccagaggtcaaccaaCACTGGCATTTCTCAGGAACTACCcatcttggtttttttgagacagaatttctcactGGTGTGGAATTTGCCAAGTGGTCTTGGCtgactggccagggagccccTGGGGATCCACCTGTCACTACCTCCTCCACTCCTGTCTTGCTTTCTGAATGTGCATTTAGGGTATCTatggaactcagatcctcatgctttcaaggcaagcactttgccaaccaATCCCTGCTGCAAGCTTTTGAAATGGAGAAATgacagcagaaaagaaaagaggtcaGGCCGTGAAAGAAGACTAGGATTCATTTCACTACCACATACAACAAAAATACAAGCAAGCTTGTCTTCAATGAATGTATCAATTAGGTGTTGGGAGGTACTCAAACAATCAATGACTGGCTTTAGAAACACtacttttcattttctatctttaGAAGTTACACTACATAAaataggagagaggaaaaaaggaaatgaggcATCACTTACCGCTTTCTGGAACAACTCCAAAGGAATCTATCTGACGACTGAGAAGATGTGTTGGACCCACAGTGCTGGACTTTAGCTTCTCAGAAGATAAGTGGGGCCCAGTTAAATCAGACATCGAATGGGCAGAAGAGAGCCGCTGAGGACCCAAAAGAAAAGGCTTTTTTGGTTTGGATTTCATCTGCATTTCACCACTTGAAAACTCAGGATTGGCATCAGGCATGTGAGTGCTTGGAATGATGGCAGAGGACGTATCAGAAAATGCCCCGTCGCTTTTCCTCCCTTTCATCTTATCTTTTAATTTTGCAAAAGGTGATCTCGTCTTGTCCTTCATTGACAAGTCAAACATGCTTGCTGTCATATTGTTCCTCATAAATTGAATATTGACCTTTATCTCACCcctgttttttattctttttccttgtttggATTCTAATCTAAACcaccttaaaaagaagaaaaaaagttggTTGTAACAAATAATGGCAGCAAGCACTGTTATATCCAGGCAGCATTTAAGTAAAGTAACCACACATCTGTCTACAAACTGAATGAAAACCAGTCAGCTACAGGTTTCTAGTTTTACtcactgtttaaaaagaaaacaaatcaagcaaacaaatggTCTAGTTTCTAGAGTGATACACACCATGGGAGTGAGTTTTTGGAGAGTATGAGAAGTGTTTTAGATAAAACTTCCTCTCATAATTCAAAAATCATCATCAAAAATTCTTATCAACAATAGCTAATTATGTTTTCATATGGGACAACTATTACTAATGGCCCAAGGACATGCTTAACATTCAAAGACACTGAGCCAGAAACTTTGAAAGTAATTCATCACTTCTAATTATCTCTGAGTACCATAAAATGACAAATAAtgatgacatttaaataaaataatccatatcccaaaatataatttatataagtagtaaaagaattttattattttattaattttattaatgggGATAGTACATAGTTTGTTAAATAAATACCATTacttatatttgtataaaatggATCTAACTCTTTTCctgaataaaatatgtaaaatgagtAAAACGTAAGAAGTGATAAACAATAAATCTTGtgaagttttcaaagaataaaaagctCAAATGATTCCTGCCTCAAAGCTATTGACTGAGAAATAAAAAGGACTttacaaacaaaaccagaccCCAGCTTTCAGGCACTTCTTGCATTATGCTGTCAATTTTTAAGTGAACTATATAAGAAGCagggcttgttttggttttgcttacaGTATTTTTATCCACATGAAATTCTCCAGTTGATGATGTCACAGGTAGTCATTCTACAGGGCAAACAACCCAAACCTGAACCACGAAGCCTCAATGTTTTCACATCATTTAGCAATGGGGTCTGAGCTCCATTATGGAGACATGCTGTTATTTAAATACAGATCTAGTAGGGTATAAAGAGTTATCTTAGCTACAGAGCAACTCTGACCAGATTTTATATCACCTCTTGTTGTTTGCCAACAGGATAGCTAAAAGATGACTGGATTTACTATACATCAAGTCAAAGATAAGCATACAAGAAAGACAGAGAGCTGACGCACAATCTATATCAGCTCCATGATAGTGCCATGTTTCCTTGATAAACTGAAATGATTCAATGAATTAAGACATATCATACTGATGCCAAAACAAGCATTTTCTTACAATAGAATATTTTATGAGAGAATGCATATTTTATGACCCTAAACTAAGAAAAAGTTATGAGATAAGTCTAACCAGGATTAAGAGTAGGAAATTACAGCCATGAACTGTGGAATGGAGAACATCAAACAATACAAACATAAACTCTCAGAACACCTCCAAATGACACAAAGCTATACACGCTAGAATCAACTGAGGGATTTGGAAAACAGAGCCATTTTCAATGGCCTGAGAGATACTTCTGATGAGTGATACCTGAGAAATACTCAAAAATATCATGCTATATGAAAAATGAGCAAACACTCTTTGTATGAATTCACATGCCTTCctgaaaaagcaacaaaaaaggcATGTAGAGTTTATAACAACTTGATAAAATCCAGTTAGAggaaaatatattccaaaatGGAAGTGGGTGAGCATGGCCAAAATTCAGTATTTGAAATAAGAACACATGAATTATGTACGTCAACCCTCTTACTTTGGTGATGAAGAAACCGAGGCAAGGAGAAGGACAAGCCATTTCCCCAAGTCAGATGGAAGCCAATGAGGAAAACATCTAAAGCTGATGAAAAACATCTGCAGGAAAATAGAAACTCTTCCTTACTTATGAAGCACATGTGTTAATAAGGTTAGCCACATGGCTGCCACACATTACAGAACTCTGTATTTAACCAGAAAGCACGGAGGTAGGAAAGGGGTGTCCacactctcctctccttctctc includes:
- the Rab11fip2 gene encoding rab11 family-interacting protein 2 isoform X1, encoding MMLSEQAQKWFPTHVQVTVLQAKDLKPKGKSGTNDTYTIIQLGKEKYSTSVAEKTLEPVWKEEASFELPGLLMQGNPEKYILFLIVMHRSLVGLDKFLGQVAINLNDIFEDKQRRKTEWFRLESKQGKRIKNRGEIKVNIQFMRNNMTASMFDLSMKDKTRSPFAKLKDKMKGRKSDGAFSDTSSAIIPSTHMPDANPEFSSGEMQMKSKPKKPFLLGPQRLSSAHSMSDLTGPHLSSEKLKSSTVGPTHLLSRQIDSFGVVPESGSLKSPHRRTLSFDTSKLNQPGSIVDEGEHSFGRQSDPFTNVTASLPQKFATLPRKKNPFEESSEPWDSSTNLFSKPIEVRKESKREKREKVSLFERVTGKRDSRRSDKLNNGGSDSPCDLKSPSAFSENRQDYFEYESTNPFTAKFRASTIMPSSSFHMNPTSSEDLRKIPDNNPFDATAGYRSLTYEEVLQELVKHKELLRRKDTHIRELEDYIDNLLVRVMEETPSILRVPYEPSRKAGKFTNS
- the Rab11fip2 gene encoding rab11 family-interacting protein 2 isoform X2, which produces MFFISFRCFPHWLPSDLGKWLVLLLASVSSSPKWFRLESKQGKRIKNRGEIKVNIQFMRNNMTASMFDLSMKDKTRSPFAKLKDKMKGRKSDGAFSDTSSAIIPSTHMPDANPEFSSGEMQMKSKPKKPFLLGPQRLSSAHSMSDLTGPHLSSEKLKSSTVGPTHLLSRQIDSFGVVPESGSLKSPHRRTLSFDTSKLNQPGSIVDEGEHSFGRQSDPFTNVTASLPQKFATLPRKKNPFEESSEPWDSSTNLFSKPIEVRKESKREKREKVSLFERVTGKRDSRRSDKLNNGGSDSPCDLKSPSAFSENRQDYFEYESTNPFTAKFRASTIMPSSSFHMNPTSSEDLRKIPDNNPFDATAGYRSLTYEEVLQELVKHKELLRRKDTHIRELEDYIDNLLVRVMEETPSILRVPYEPSRKAGKFTNS